A stretch of DNA from Cannabis sativa cultivar Pink pepper isolate KNU-18-1 chromosome X, ASM2916894v1, whole genome shotgun sequence:
GAACTTAGAGGAACCCTAGCGTTCCTTGTTCAACCCTCAGTGTCGGCGAGTTTATTACCAGATCGATTCGATTTCAAGCcgaagaacaagaagaagaatagGAGGAGAGGGTTTCACGAGGTTAAAATGCTTTGGGTTAAGAGGCTTTCTGGTTTTGTGTCAGCTGCAATGGTGTTGATTGTTCTATCGCCTTCGCTTCAATCGTTTCCACCGGCAGAAGCAATCCGATCCTCACACCACGATTCTCATCTCTTACGTCTTCGCCCCGATGATTCCCTAAATCCATTCTCATTTCGTAAGGCACCGACTTTTCGCAATGCCGATAAATGCAGCTCCGCAGACCCCTCAATCCGTTCTCCAATAAGTGTCTGTGATCCCAATTTGGTCCATGTCGCTATTACTCTCGACGTTGAATACCTCCGTGGCTCGATCGCCGCCGTTCATTCGATTCTTCAGCACTCGCTGTGTCCGGAGAgtgtgttcttccacttcttggTTTCCGAGAGCAACCTCGAAGCGCTAGTACGATCCACGTTCCCTCAACTCAACTTCAAGGTCTATTACTTTGATCCGGCAATTGTACGTGATCTGATCTCGACGTCGGTAAGGCAAGCGTTGGAACAGCCGTTAAATTACGCCCGGAACTACTTAGCGGACCTACTCGAGACCTGCGTTCGGCGCGTGATTTATCTGGACTCGGATCTGGTTGTGGTGGATGACATTTGGAAGCTATGGAGAACGAGTCTCGGGTCGAGAACAATCGGAGCTCCGGAATACTGCCACGCAAACTTCACCAAGTATTTCACGGCGAGTTTCTGGTCGAACGGTCACTTCTCGTCGGCTTTCTCGGGGCGGAAGCCTTGCTACTTCAACACCGGCGTGATGGTGATGGATCTGGTTAAGTGGAGGCGGGCCGGGTACACGAAACGGATCGAGAGGTGGATGGAGATCCAGAAGAGCGACCGTATCTACGAGCTGGGGTCGTTGCCACCGTTCCTTCTGGTCTTTGCCGGACACGTGGCACCCATCGAGCACCGCTGGAACCAACATGGGCTGGGCGGCGACTACGTCAAAGGCAGCTGCCGTGA
This window harbors:
- the LOC115703927 gene encoding probable galacturonosyltransferase-like 7, whose protein sequence is MLWVKRLSGFVSAAMVLIVLSPSLQSFPPAEAIRSSHHDSHLLRLRPDDSLNPFSFRKAPTFRNADKCSSADPSIRSPISVCDPNLVHVAITLDVEYLRGSIAAVHSILQHSLCPESVFFHFLVSESNLEALVRSTFPQLNFKVYYFDPAIVRDLISTSVRQALEQPLNYARNYLADLLETCVRRVIYLDSDLVVVDDIWKLWRTSLGSRTIGAPEYCHANFTKYFTASFWSNGHFSSAFSGRKPCYFNTGVMVMDLVKWRRAGYTKRIERWMEIQKSDRIYELGSLPPFLLVFAGHVAPIEHRWNQHGLGGDYVKGSCRDLHPGPVSLLHWSGSGKPWLRLDSKRPCPLDALWTPYDLYGHSQ